One Alkaliphilus sp. B6464 genomic window carries:
- a CDS encoding FAD-binding protein has translation MKKFILWLLTISLIFTVGCTSNKVSSNEINTESNSGSSNNSYEGKGTGYGGEIKLELITEGNKMVDIKITSDAETSPVMTRAFPVIKERILEAQSPIVDSVSGATYTSLGIKTAVAEAAKGYGQDFGKITFDTQGPETERRELEPVKTKLLVVGGGPAGLAAAISAKESGVDDIILIEKLDILSGNGKFDMNFFDMINSKAQKENGINITAEDFIKGKESVADSKERVTVWAQGASEVDEWLRSFGVNLNYSYGETNHMAESDAYAGEHIQDGMEKRVKELGIDVRTGTKGLDLIFDGNKIVGVKVQHKNDCYDILADAVILATGGFSANKELLAKYAPGAEIVETSNQMGATGDFISVFEKNNLQLENMDVLSVFKMIIKGRRDLTGAGDGFIFVNENGERFVDETSSGLELAYTILEQPNGKVYYIYDQRLYESFYRLKKHNDLGYHEKADTLEELAEKLGVNGENLVKSVDTYNKAIDGEIKDPFRKKSFAEKFGEKGTYYGVQVESAIHMTKGGVLANEKTEVLNTSKEVVEGLYAAGEVTATSAAYSGAVVFGRISGKEAAEFIKNKN, from the coding sequence ATGAAAAAATTTATTCTATGGTTACTTACAATTTCTTTAATCTTTACAGTTGGATGTACGTCAAATAAGGTTAGCTCAAATGAAATCAATACAGAATCAAATTCTGGAAGTTCAAACAATTCATATGAAGGTAAGGGTACGGGCTATGGCGGTGAAATTAAGCTTGAGTTAATTACAGAAGGAAATAAGATGGTTGATATAAAAATAACATCAGATGCAGAAACTAGCCCTGTAATGACTAGAGCATTTCCTGTTATAAAAGAAAGGATTTTAGAAGCTCAAAGTCCTATAGTAGATAGTGTAAGTGGAGCTACTTATACTTCTTTGGGAATTAAAACGGCTGTTGCTGAAGCTGCTAAAGGATATGGACAAGATTTTGGTAAAATCACTTTTGATACCCAAGGACCAGAAACTGAGCGCAGGGAACTAGAACCAGTAAAAACTAAACTACTTGTTGTAGGAGGTGGTCCTGCTGGACTTGCAGCTGCAATAAGTGCAAAGGAATCAGGAGTAGATGATATTATATTGATTGAAAAATTAGATATTTTAAGTGGTAATGGTAAATTTGATATGAACTTCTTTGATATGATTAATTCAAAAGCACAAAAAGAAAATGGAATTAATATTACAGCAGAGGATTTTATAAAAGGAAAAGAATCAGTTGCCGACTCTAAAGAACGTGTGACAGTATGGGCACAAGGTGCAAGTGAGGTAGATGAATGGTTAAGAAGCTTTGGCGTTAATTTAAACTATAGTTATGGCGAAACTAACCATATGGCAGAAAGTGATGCCTATGCTGGAGAACATATTCAAGATGGCATGGAAAAAAGAGTTAAAGAACTTGGTATAGATGTTCGTACTGGTACAAAAGGTTTAGACTTAATTTTTGATGGCAATAAGATTGTTGGTGTTAAGGTTCAACATAAAAATGATTGCTATGACATCTTAGCTGATGCTGTAATTCTTGCAACTGGTGGGTTTTCAGCTAATAAAGAACTATTAGCAAAGTATGCACCTGGTGCTGAAATAGTTGAAACCTCAAATCAAATGGGAGCTACAGGAGACTTTATCTCAGTATTTGAAAAAAATAATCTTCAATTAGAAAATATGGATGTACTTTCTGTATTCAAGATGATTATTAAAGGAAGAAGAGATCTTACTGGAGCAGGAGATGGGTTTATTTTCGTGAATGAAAATGGCGAGAGATTTGTAGACGAAACATCTAGTGGTCTTGAATTAGCTTATACAATATTAGAGCAACCTAATGGAAAAGTTTACTACATTTATGACCAAAGACTTTATGAATCTTTTTATAGACTAAAGAAACATAATGATTTAGGTTATCATGAAAAAGCTGATACTTTAGAAGAATTAGCAGAAAAACTTGGAGTTAATGGAGAAAACCTTGTTAAATCAGTAGATACATACAATAAGGCTATTGACGGTGAAATAAAAGATCCTTTTAGAAAAAAATCTTTTGCTGAAAAGTTTGGAGAAAAAGGAACTTACTATGGTGTACAAGTAGAGTCTGCTATACATATGACAAAAGGTGGAGTTTTAGCTAATGAAAAAACTGAAGTTCTGAATACTAGCAAAGAAGTAGTAGAAGGATTATATGCTGCAGGTGAAGTTACAGCTACAAGTGCTGCATACAGTGGTGCTGTAGTATTTGGTAGAATATCAGGTAAGGAAGCTGCCGAATTTATAAAGAATAAAAATTAA
- a CDS encoding ATP-binding cassette domain-containing protein, with protein MNPKKLIIKHLNKIILITILIVVSTVLNISGPIILKRLISENDSDSIELFNLLIYFLIITLYYLSLYIFSKLQTNFSKKFKEQETLELYRSVFKMDYETLLKSQMTYLVSRIKSVVDSFFSIVGQGLSRILALGITLVTIIIIMSTYNKYLALLYIIVIPINVLGFKRINKKLTARSSELQHVCADNFKNIISFMSNYEYIKQAQSDEVLYQYLSEYVTRIENENSKLQHYAKTIGLFLEYLLKLVEVCIFMFIVYLFTKGTIDVSVFIMLNLLNSIFYSSLKSINEVNINLRDIKASFNFVNDLILQNQEVDNGNLVLQEVESIRIDVNDLKYGKNLLIQSGNLNAEKGDKVAIIGASGVGKSSLLKMIPRLISSNTTRILINNIQIEQITLTSLRKKILYLSQTPNIFPITIKENLCLENTNLADKVISLKTFEKFNNLENGLDTLVVEGAANLSGGDRQKIVLGRLMNSNYDVIILDEATNSIDEETSDELIQKVFEIFNDKIIFIITHNENIAEKCNKKYKIDNKIIAEVATNE; from the coding sequence ATGAACCCAAAAAAGTTAATTATAAAACATTTAAATAAAATTATTCTCATTACAATTTTAATTGTAGTATCAACAGTTTTAAATATAAGTGGTCCAATAATTTTAAAACGATTAATTTCGGAGAATGATTCAGATAGCATAGAATTATTTAATTTGTTAATATATTTTTTGATTATTACATTGTATTATTTAAGTTTGTATATTTTTTCAAAGCTACAAACTAATTTTTCAAAAAAATTTAAAGAACAAGAGACCTTAGAGCTATATAGAAGTGTTTTCAAAATGGATTATGAAACATTATTAAAAAGCCAAATGACATATTTAGTTTCAAGGATAAAATCTGTGGTAGATAGCTTTTTTTCTATTGTTGGGCAAGGACTTTCAAGAATTTTAGCATTGGGAATAACATTAGTTACAATTATTATAATAATGTCAACTTATAATAAATACCTTGCATTACTATATATAATAGTAATTCCAATTAATGTTTTGGGTTTTAAGAGAATTAATAAGAAACTCACTGCTCGAAGCTCAGAGTTACAGCATGTTTGTGCAGATAATTTCAAAAATATAATATCTTTTATGTCAAACTATGAGTATATAAAACAAGCACAAAGTGATGAGGTTTTATATCAATATTTGAGCGAGTATGTAACTCGTATAGAAAATGAAAACTCTAAGCTTCAACATTATGCAAAAACTATTGGCTTATTTTTGGAGTATCTTCTAAAATTAGTAGAAGTATGCATTTTTATGTTTATAGTGTATCTGTTCACTAAGGGGACAATTGATGTATCTGTTTTTATAATGTTAAATTTATTGAATAGTATATTTTATTCTTCTTTAAAATCAATAAATGAAGTAAATATTAATCTTAGAGATATAAAAGCATCTTTTAATTTTGTTAATGATCTTATATTACAAAATCAAGAGGTAGACAATGGAAATCTAGTATTACAAGAAGTTGAAAGTATTAGAATTGATGTGAATGATTTAAAATATGGAAAAAATTTATTGATACAATCAGGAAATTTAAATGCAGAAAAAGGAGATAAAGTAGCTATAATAGGAGCCTCTGGAGTAGGCAAATCATCTCTATTAAAAATGATACCGCGTTTGATTAGTAGTAATACTACACGTATATTAATAAATAATATACAAATAGAGCAGATCACGTTAACTTCTTTAAGAAAAAAAATACTTTATTTATCTCAAACACCTAATATATTTCCAATAACTATTAAAGAAAACTTGTGTTTGGAAAATACTAATTTAGCAGATAAAGTCATATCATTAAAAACCTTTGAAAAATTTAACAATTTAGAAAATGGATTAGATACTTTAGTTGTAGAAGGGGCAGCAAACCTTTCTGGTGGCGATAGACAGAAAATCGTATTAGGACGTTTAATGAATTCTAATTATGATGTAATTATTTTAGATGAAGCCACTAATTCAATCGATGAAGAAACATCAGATGAATTAATTCAAAAAGTTTTTGAAATTTTTAACGATAAAATAATTTTTATAATTACTCATAATGAAAATATAGCCGAAAAATGTAATAAAAAGTATAAAATTGATAATAAAATTATTGCTGAAGTTGCAACGAATGAATAA
- the asnS gene encoding asparagine--tRNA ligase produces the protein MKSILIKDIYRNTDKYAGQTVVIEGWIRTLRASKAFGFIEVNDGSFLKNIQVVFEEGLENFAEVSKLSISTSIRVEGKLEVTPNAKQPFEIKATSIVVEGNSDNDYPLQKKRHSFEFLREIAHLRPRSNTFSAVFRIRSLAAFATHKFFQEKGFVYTHTPVITASDAEGAGEMFRLTTLDAKNPPVDEQGNVDFTKDFFGKEAHLTVSGQLQGEAYALAFRNIYTFGPTFRAENSNTTRHASEFWMIEPEMAFADLDDNMEMAEEMLKYIINYVLENAPEEMEFFNSFVDKGLLDRLNNVATSDFGRITYTEAIELLKKSGEAFEYPIEWGSDLQTEHERYLTEKVFKKPLFVTDYPKDIKAFYMKLNEDGKTVAAMDLLVPGVGEIIGGSQREDNLKILEEKMDAMGLDKEEYWWYLELRKYGSTRHAGYGLGFERAIMYLTGMTNIRDVISFPRTPKSAEF, from the coding sequence ATGAAATCTATACTTATTAAGGATATTTATCGCAACACAGACAAATATGCAGGTCAAACAGTAGTAATTGAAGGCTGGATTAGAACATTAAGAGCATCAAAGGCATTTGGATTTATCGAAGTAAATGACGGGAGCTTTCTAAAAAATATTCAAGTTGTATTTGAGGAAGGTTTAGAAAATTTTGCTGAAGTATCAAAGCTTTCTATTAGTACATCTATAAGAGTAGAAGGAAAACTAGAGGTAACGCCTAATGCTAAACAACCTTTTGAGATTAAGGCAACAAGTATTGTTGTAGAAGGTAATTCAGATAACGATTATCCCCTACAGAAAAAGAGACATTCCTTCGAATTTTTAAGAGAGATTGCCCACTTAAGACCTAGAAGTAATACTTTTTCAGCAGTATTTAGAATTCGTTCTTTAGCTGCTTTTGCAACTCATAAGTTTTTCCAAGAAAAAGGCTTTGTTTACACACATACTCCTGTTATTACAGCTAGCGATGCGGAAGGTGCAGGAGAGATGTTTAGACTTACAACATTAGATGCTAAAAACCCTCCAGTGGATGAACAGGGTAATGTTGACTTTACAAAGGATTTCTTTGGAAAAGAAGCGCATTTAACAGTTAGTGGCCAGCTACAAGGAGAAGCTTATGCATTAGCATTTAGAAACATATATACATTTGGACCAACATTTAGAGCAGAAAACTCTAATACGACTAGACATGCTTCAGAATTTTGGATGATAGAACCAGAAATGGCCTTTGCAGATTTAGATGATAACATGGAAATGGCAGAGGAAATGCTAAAATATATTATTAACTACGTATTGGAAAATGCACCAGAAGAAATGGAATTTTTCAATAGCTTTGTTGATAAGGGGTTATTAGATAGACTAAATAATGTAGCAACTTCAGACTTCGGTAGAATTACTTATACAGAGGCTATTGAGCTTTTAAAGAAATCTGGAGAAGCCTTTGAATATCCTATAGAGTGGGGTAGTGATCTACAAACAGAGCATGAAAGATATTTGACAGAAAAAGTATTTAAAAAGCCTTTATTTGTAACAGATTATCCAAAGGATATTAAAGCTTTTTATATGAAGCTAAATGAAGATGGCAAAACAGTTGCAGCAATGGATTTATTAGTACCAGGTGTTGGAGAGATTATTGGTGGAAGCCAAAGAGAAGATAACTTAAAGATACTTGAAGAAAAAATGGACGCTATGGGTCTCGATAAGGAAGAATATTGGTGGTATTTAGAACTTAGGAAATATGGTAGTACAAGACATGCTGGATATGGTCTAGGTTTTGAAAGAGCTATTATGTATTTAACAGGAATGACTAACATTAGAGACGTTATTTCTTTCCCTAGAACACCTAAATCAGCTGAATTTTAA
- a CDS encoding polysaccharide deacetylase family protein — translation MTTPSTKKNVYLTFDDGPSINTAKILDILKEYNIKATFFVVGASNEHSKNLYKRIVDEGHTLGNHTYSHNYKTIYASEENFIQDFKKLEDYIYDVAGVKMDIMRFPGGSNTRIPHKYSDEKFMKRITTKMLYNGYQYFDWNVDSKDAKVVKQSKDVIIESVLDGVRNNDPAIVLFHDSIPKTTTVEALPIIIEELLKEDYTFDVLHKDSFYVQFKK, via the coding sequence ATGACAACCCCATCAACTAAGAAAAATGTATATCTAACCTTTGATGATGGCCCTAGTATAAATACAGCTAAAATACTTGATATATTAAAGGAATATAATATTAAAGCTACTTTTTTTGTAGTTGGTGCATCAAATGAGCACTCTAAAAACCTATATAAAAGAATTGTAGATGAGGGCCACACTTTAGGAAACCATACATATTCCCATAACTACAAAACCATATATGCATCCGAAGAAAATTTTATACAAGATTTTAAAAAGCTGGAAGATTACATATATGATGTAGCAGGAGTAAAAATGGATATTATGCGTTTTCCCGGAGGGTCAAATACAAGAATTCCTCATAAATACTCGGATGAAAAATTTATGAAGCGCATTACTACAAAGATGCTTTACAATGGTTATCAATATTTCGACTGGAATGTAGACTCAAAGGATGCTAAAGTAGTGAAACAAAGTAAAGATGTAATTATAGAATCCGTACTAGACGGTGTTAGAAACAATGACCCGGCCATAGTTTTATTTCACGATAGTATTCCAAAAACGACTACTGTAGAAGCTTTGCCAATTATAATTGAAGAACTATTAAAAGAAGATTATACTTTTGATGTACTCCATAAAGATTCTTTTTATGTGCAGTTTAAAAAATAA
- a CDS encoding PucR family transcriptional regulator: protein MTVEELFEIESFKKFKVINNNADLTRRIITVESTETPDVVNYLTPNSLLITTAMSYQNNQEGLIDLIYTLNNLPCAGLAIKLGRFIDKLDERVIQVSDELGFPLLQIPLEMTLGEVYHNLLSHLWNNQNEELLSALNTQKKFSNLVIQGTPIKTMLNNLGHALKKPVALMNPFGQIISYNSTCTKEKVALAEKTFHKYELYNRKSGEFASIKDNQVEKTSIFTIKNVGQNYYYLFVFDSKNKVAALSEMVIEQVLLIFRVSMYKNLYMLGNALKNKEEFLNILLNRYKDESWTSHQLMVIGEKYGLLDSEDYTVILGTLETFEGQKFNYTNFSSKEEQYVAIYDWMDREINRIFNGRIIMFPEASNFRFLILLQGNCPDMLDILSDFHDMVQKIFKINIIFSYGNSMVDINSIKFSYKEAIEGYRYGECKGNISYIKYYRPKNASELLKSVSNEQVQGFCLHILKELAYSTDEMMLELRRTLQVYLECRCSITATARRMFLHRNTIKYRIKKCEDILGNDLSDFDYCFQLQLGLMLLENQ from the coding sequence ATGACAGTTGAAGAATTATTTGAAATAGAAAGTTTTAAAAAGTTTAAAGTAATAAATAATAATGCTGATTTAACTAGAAGGATTATAACTGTTGAATCCACTGAAACACCAGATGTAGTAAATTATCTTACACCCAATTCGTTACTTATAACTACTGCTATGTCCTACCAAAATAACCAAGAAGGTTTAATAGATTTAATATACACATTAAATAATCTTCCTTGCGCGGGGCTTGCTATTAAGCTTGGAAGATTTATTGACAAATTAGATGAAAGGGTAATCCAGGTTTCTGATGAATTGGGATTTCCACTATTACAAATTCCATTAGAAATGACATTAGGAGAAGTTTATCATAATCTACTATCCCACCTTTGGAACAATCAAAATGAAGAATTGTTATCAGCTCTAAATACTCAAAAAAAGTTTTCAAATCTTGTAATTCAAGGTACTCCCATAAAAACTATGCTCAACAACCTTGGTCATGCCTTAAAAAAGCCTGTTGCATTAATGAACCCCTTTGGCCAAATTATCAGCTATAATTCTACTTGTACAAAGGAGAAGGTAGCATTAGCAGAAAAAACCTTCCATAAATATGAATTATATAATCGAAAGAGCGGCGAGTTCGCATCGATCAAGGATAATCAAGTGGAAAAAACTTCAATATTTACCATTAAAAATGTGGGGCAAAATTATTATTATCTTTTTGTTTTTGATAGCAAAAATAAGGTTGCTGCCTTATCTGAAATGGTAATTGAACAGGTACTTCTAATCTTCAGAGTGTCAATGTATAAGAATCTGTATATGTTGGGTAATGCTCTTAAAAACAAAGAAGAATTTCTGAATATTTTGTTAAACAGATATAAAGATGAGTCTTGGACATCTCATCAGCTGATGGTAATTGGTGAGAAGTATGGGTTGTTAGATTCTGAGGATTATACTGTTATCTTGGGGACATTAGAAACATTTGAAGGCCAAAAATTCAACTATACCAATTTTTCCAGTAAGGAGGAACAATATGTAGCAATATATGATTGGATGGATAGAGAAATAAATAGAATTTTTAATGGTAGGATAATTATGTTTCCTGAAGCTTCAAATTTTAGATTTCTAATTCTATTGCAAGGGAATTGTCCAGATATGCTTGATATATTGTCAGATTTTCATGATATGGTACAGAAGATATTCAAGATTAATATCATCTTTTCATATGGAAATAGTATGGTAGATATCAATTCTATTAAGTTTTCCTATAAAGAAGCAATAGAAGGCTATAGATACGGTGAATGTAAAGGAAACATTTCATATATCAAATACTATAGACCCAAGAACGCTTCTGAATTATTAAAATCCGTATCAAATGAGCAAGTTCAAGGTTTCTGCTTACACATATTAAAGGAATTGGCATATAGCACAGATGAAATGATGTTAGAATTGCGTAGGACATTGCAAGTATATCTAGAATGCAGATGCAGTATAACTGCTACAGCAAGAAGGATGTTTTTGCATAGAAATACCATAAAGTATAGGATAAAAAAATGTGAAGATATATTGGGTAATGATTTATCAGATTTTGATTACTGCTTCCAATTACAATTGGGGCTAATGCTATTGGAAAATCAATAA
- the arcC gene encoding carbamate kinase — MMNKKKKIVIALGGNALGNNLEEQKMAVKTTAIAIVDLIEEGCDVVIAHGNGPQVGMIHSAMSSISSIPLYVSGAMSQTYIGLDLENALRDELLNRGIKDMPVATVMTQVVVDKEDKSFENPTKPIGRFMSLEEANLAKQEHGYDIVEDSGRGYRRVVPSPSPKKIVEIDSINTLVERGQLVICCGGGGIPVIQEGNSLIGVEAVIDKDFVSCLLAKELDADFLIILTAVEKVAINFGKENEKWLSDLNIEEAKGYIEEGHFAPGSMLPKIEAALDFAGSKEGRAALITQLEKAKEGINGETGTRIHM; from the coding sequence ATGATGAATAAGAAAAAGAAAATAGTAATAGCCTTAGGTGGCAATGCCCTAGGAAATAATCTGGAGGAGCAAAAAATGGCTGTTAAAACAACAGCAATTGCCATAGTTGATTTGATAGAAGAAGGTTGCGATGTGGTGATTGCACATGGAAATGGCCCACAAGTGGGAATGATACACAGTGCTATGTCTAGTATCTCATCAATACCATTATATGTTAGTGGAGCAATGAGTCAGACTTATATAGGTCTTGATTTGGAAAATGCACTTAGGGATGAATTATTAAATAGAGGAATAAAAGATATGCCAGTAGCTACAGTAATGACACAGGTTGTAGTTGACAAAGAAGATAAATCGTTTGAAAACCCAACAAAACCAATTGGAAGATTTATGTCCCTTGAAGAGGCAAATCTAGCAAAACAAGAACATGGATATGATATAGTAGAAGACTCTGGTAGAGGATATAGAAGAGTTGTTCCATCACCATCACCTAAAAAGATAGTTGAAATCGACTCAATTAATACTCTAGTTGAAAGAGGACAATTGGTAATTTGTTGTGGCGGAGGTGGTATACCAGTTATACAAGAAGGAAATAGCTTAATTGGTGTTGAGGCAGTAATCGATAAGGATTTTGTAAGTTGTTTATTGGCAAAAGAATTAGATGCAGACTTTTTAATAATTCTAACTGCTGTGGAGAAAGTAGCAATAAACTTTGGCAAAGAAAATGAAAAGTGGTTATCTGACTTAAACATTGAGGAAGCTAAAGGATATATAGAAGAAGGTCATTTTGCACCAGGGTCTATGCTACCTAAGATTGAAGCTGCTCTAGACTTTGCAGGCTCTAAAGAGGGAAGAGCTGCACTTATTACCCAATTAGAGAAAGCTAAGGAAGGCATAAACGGAGAAACTGGAACTAGAATTCATATGTAG
- a CDS encoding dicarboxylate/amino acid:cation symporter → MKIKKLSMIKQILISMVIGIIAGILLGENARSLKIIGDIFLRLIQMSVVILIMGAVIEAVGNLDTKDLGRLGIKMIFWFMFFTTIAATIGIGLGLLLKPGAGVLFEASGPVVEQPTQELSQIIVDFFPTNIINSMASGNMIQVIVFAVLFGTTLSTLREKNMTNMILDWVKDLNVVIINMISKIMVIAPIGIGALLAYTTGTMGIGVILPLMKFLIVFGIGTIIHLFISVIFTAIYCKTSPIRIARKLTNMTVMAFTTTSSAVTLPIKMKDSETKLGVSSRISNLVNPLAMTLNSNGLSMFLTLACITVAQIYKIEIDIPSIIKIVTLSTLACLGTVVVPGGGLVALAIVMPSIGLPLEGIVLISGIDWFSGMFRTVLNVDTDALISMLMAKDTKELNYDILNSD, encoded by the coding sequence ATGAAAATAAAAAAACTTTCAATGATAAAACAAATTCTAATTTCAATGGTTATTGGGATAATAGCTGGAATATTACTTGGAGAGAATGCAAGAAGTCTTAAAATTATAGGGGATATTTTCTTAAGATTGATTCAAATGTCAGTGGTCATTCTAATAATGGGTGCAGTTATAGAAGCAGTAGGAAATTTGGATACAAAGGACTTAGGAAGGCTTGGAATAAAGATGATATTTTGGTTCATGTTTTTCACTACTATAGCAGCTACTATAGGGATAGGATTAGGTTTACTTTTAAAACCTGGAGCTGGCGTACTGTTTGAGGCCAGTGGACCAGTAGTAGAGCAGCCTACACAAGAACTTAGTCAAATAATAGTGGACTTTTTTCCTACAAATATAATTAATTCCATGGCAAGTGGAAATATGATTCAAGTAATAGTATTTGCTGTATTATTTGGTACAACTCTAAGCACCCTCAGAGAGAAGAATATGACAAATATGATTCTTGATTGGGTAAAAGATTTAAATGTAGTTATCATAAATATGATTAGTAAAATTATGGTGATTGCACCTATCGGAATTGGTGCACTTTTAGCATATACAACAGGAACAATGGGTATTGGTGTAATACTCCCATTGATGAAATTCTTAATTGTATTCGGAATTGGTACTATTATCCATCTTTTTATAAGTGTTATATTTACTGCAATATATTGTAAGACAAGTCCTATACGTATAGCAAGAAAGCTTACAAATATGACAGTTATGGCATTTACCACCACCTCTTCAGCTGTAACATTACCAATAAAAATGAAGGACAGTGAAACAAAACTAGGTGTAAGTAGTAGGATTTCAAATCTTGTAAATCCTTTGGCGATGACACTAAATAGTAATGGACTATCTATGTTTTTAACATTAGCATGTATTACGGTAGCACAAATATATAAAATAGAAATAGATATCCCATCCATTATTAAAATCGTAACATTATCTACATTAGCTTGTTTAGGAACAGTGGTGGTTCCTGGCGGGGGATTAGTAGCATTAGCTATTGTAATGCCAAGTATAGGATTACCACTAGAAGGTATTGTTCTTATATCTGGTATAGATTGGTTTTCAGGAATGTTTAGAACAGTATTAAATGTTGACACTGATGCTTTGATTTCAATGCTTATGGCAAAGGATACGAAAGAATTAAATTATGATATACTAAATAGCGATTAG
- a CDS encoding DUF2877 domain-containing protein: MKVLEGKKASKQILELLSPGPYRIHSKFKNGINIEICDKLGFIGMGNTNIPPIGVSLKSDGDNDFTDIGIDHLYWNEKLNRFESSEIIIDLSNIDVIDNRLSGNLNMITLNNLEKLVEIVDSDIVTGFGKTIGYLSSIEDDFVKDLCLKFSCLNPIEIENTLKKWIGRGIGLTPSGDDFLQGILYINEMVPILGIEFMEVLKILINIGEYTTDISNNYFQCALCKMYSSTLIYLQDSIIIGDSKAIKRFIDELLEFGNTSGSDILAGILTGINYALKYHI; this comes from the coding sequence ATGAAGGTATTGGAAGGAAAAAAGGCATCAAAACAAATACTTGAATTACTATCTCCTGGCCCTTATAGGATTCATAGCAAATTTAAAAATGGTATAAATATAGAGATATGTGATAAACTTGGCTTTATTGGTATGGGGAATACCAATATTCCACCTATTGGAGTGTCGCTAAAAAGTGATGGGGATAATGATTTCACTGATATTGGAATTGATCACTTATATTGGAATGAAAAACTTAATAGATTTGAATCAAGTGAAATTATTATTGATTTAAGCAATATTGATGTGATAGACAATAGACTTTCTGGCAATTTAAATATGATTACTCTTAATAATTTAGAAAAGCTTGTAGAGATTGTAGATAGTGACATAGTTACAGGGTTTGGGAAGACAATTGGATATTTATCAAGTATAGAAGATGACTTTGTAAAGGATCTGTGTTTAAAATTTAGCTGCTTAAATCCCATTGAGATTGAGAATACATTGAAGAAGTGGATTGGGAGAGGAATTGGATTGACCCCTTCTGGAGATGACTTCTTACAAGGAATATTATATATAAATGAGATGGTTCCTATCCTAGGAATTGAATTTATGGAAGTATTAAAAATTTTAATTAATATTGGTGAATATACAACTGATATTAGTAACAACTACTTTCAATGTGCCCTTTGTAAAATGTATTCAAGTACATTAATATATCTTCAGGACTCTATTATTATAGGTGATTCTAAAGCAATTAAAAGATTTATAGATGAATTATTGGAATTTGGGAATACCTCAGGATCAGATATTTTAGCAGGAATTTTAACAGGGATAAATTATGCGCTAAAGTATCATATATAG